Part of the Cryptococcus neoformans var. grubii H99 chromosome 2, complete sequence genome is shown below.
CCGCATCTCTCAAAATTCTGGCTCCAATTTCCGTCAAGACTTCAACCCTTCATTCCAAGGCAATTTTTATGGACAGGGCAACTTGTCTTTCCATGCCGCACACACTGGGCCATATGGCTTGCACCCTGCCCCTCATTTCGTCGCCCTCACCGGTTTCCCTCCTCAGTTTTCTTCTCAATATCCGGGTAGGCCCGCGTCAACAAGGAAATTTGACGACCCTGGTGTGGTCAGAAGTGCGTTGTTGGAGGATTTCAGGTTgaacaagatgaagaaatgggAACTGAACGTAAGCCAAGTTTATGCCTATCTGAACCCGAACTAAGATATCACAGGACATCTTCGGCCATATTGTCGAGTTTGCTGGCGACCAGCATGGTTCTCGATTTATCCAGCAGAAGCTCGAAATCGCCACTCCTGAAGATCGTCAAAAACTCTTTGACGAGATTTACCCCAACGCTTACCAGCTCATGACCGACGTTTTTGGGAACTATGTTACTCAGAAAATGTTTGAACATGGTGACCAGCTCCAAAAGGCTGCgctggcgaagaagatggacgGACGCGTCTTGCAACTCTCTATGCAGATGTACGGATGCCGAGTGAGTCTTTGCATTTCCATTTGCGAACCTTGCTAACAATGCAATAGGTCGTGCAAAAGGCGCTTGACCATCTTTTGAACGAGCAGAGGGCCAAGATTGTAGCAGAACTTGAGCCGCATATTCTCGAATGCGTCAAGTCTAGTAATGCCAACCACGTCGTGCAGGTAGGTCATCATTCATAACCAACTGAATGCGCACTGACTTTGTATAGCGTATGATCAATATTGGTCCTCCCCAGTCTATTCCAGACTCCTTCATCGGTCATGTCGAGGAGCTCGCCAAACATCCATACGGTTGCCGCGTCTTGCAAAAGACATTCGAGAACCTTGAcgacaagatgaagaggtcTTTGTTGGACGAAATGCACAAATGTGTGATTTCACTCACTGAAGACCAATTTGGAAGTAAGTGTGTCATGCTTGAGAAAATTGTTTTGACAAGGTGCAGATTACGTCATTCAGAGTGTTATTACTGTGGGGAAGTCCGAGGACAGGAACAAGGTTGTCGATCAGCTCAAAGGTCGCATCACTACTTGTAAGCCATCCTACATGCCACCATCTCAAAAAGGCGAAACTAACGCACAGTCTGTAGTCGCTCGACACAAATTCGCCTCCAATGTCGTTGAAAAGGCCCTCATTCACGCCGACCCCGCTGATCGACGGGCTCTTATCGATGAACTCATCGGCATGCAGCCTGACGGGACGAATCAAGTCGGCATGCTTCTACGCGATGCCTACGCCAactttcctctccaaacAGGCATGTTCGCCGCTGAACCCGCTCAGCGAGAAGTGCTTCTCGAGAttgtccttcctcttcttcctcctctccgtcACACCCCAGTCGGAAAGCGGATCGAAGGTCGCCTTGCCCAGATGGAGAACGAGTATAATATATCTTCGGTGATGATGCGTAAGACTCTCTCATCTAGCACGGCTACCACCGATACCAATGCCGCGTTGTGCATGAGTCGAACTGCTAGCGGCTCAACCGTGCCTACGTCGCCTGAATTGAGCACCATCCACATACCTATCATTAAATCCCCTAAGAAGGACGACATTGAAGGGTGGTGATTAATCTCTCGTACAGCGAAAGTGCACGCTCATTTCTTGGGTTCTGTGGAGGACGTAGGATCCGGCTGTTGGTGCTTTCTTAGTGTGGTAACGGCCGCGTGCGCCAAGCTTCATCATTTCTGTAGGCTTGTAGAGTGAAATAAAAAAGGGCTGTCAGTAGGGTCACTTGTCTTGCTGAAGTCTTGGTCTGATTTGGATGTTCAGAGGAAGCGACGGGAATTAATATTTTGCTTTTGAAGTCTCTTTTTTGTGTATAGATCAAGTGACGTTGAATTATTGGTTCATATGCCTGGGTGCTCTATGGTAAATGCAAATCATTGATTTCTTTCACAAAGCTGCATCCCTGGGACACCCCTGGGACACCGAATTGTATACGTACTTTGTGATCTGTGAAAGAGAATAAAAAGCTGCAACAAGACCTTACAATGGGAAAGCAGGAACTGCGGTTGCTAATAAGATGCGCCGGATCCCTTGCATGATGCGAAGATCCCCCGGATGGACCTATTGGAACCGTGCCTGATGGGGCAGCGAGTCTGTCGGCGATTAAGGAAATCTTTGTCGGTGATAAAGGGTGCCTCATAATAAATACATGCCACTCCGAGTTTTTGCGGTATTATCCCGCGGCATTTTCCTCGTCTCGTAGCTTGGCCGCGTCTGGCTGAAGACTTTGCGAGGGTTTAATCGTCCGCTTTCagtttctttctcttttgtcCATCAAAAACCACCATGGCTGTCGGCAAGAACAAGAGGCTTtcaaagggaaagaagggaatcaagaagaaggttgtCGACCCCTTCTCCAGGAAGGGTGAGttcgacgaggaggatTGGAGCATGATAAGGAGGGATTACTGACATTCAATTTGTCGTGctctttccatca
Proteins encoded:
- a CDS encoding pumilio 2 — translated: MPHQETFLQQNERKKDYHLRSTQGPMSRISQNSGSNFRQDFNPSFQGNFYGQGNLSFHAAHTGPYGLHPAPHFVALTGFPPQFSSQYPGRPASTRKFDDPGVVRSALLEDFRLNKMKKWELNDIFGHIVEFAGDQHGSRFIQQKLEIATPEDRQKLFDEIYPNAYQLMTDVFGNYVTQKMFEHGDQLQKAALAKKMDGRVLQLSMQMYGCRVVQKALDHLLNEQRAKIVAELEPHILECVKSSNANHVVQRMINIGPPQSIPDSFIGHVEELAKHPYGCRVLQKTFENLDDKMKRSLLDEMHKCVISLTEDQFGNYVIQSVITVGKSEDRNKVVDQLKGRITTFARHKFASNVVEKALIHADPADRRALIDELIGMQPDGTNQVGMLLRDAYANFPLQTGMFAAEPAQREVLLEIVLPLLPPLRHTPVGKRIEGRLAQMENEYNISSVMMRKTLSSSTATTDTNAALCMSRTASGSTVPTSPELSTIHIPIIKSPKKDDIEGW